A single genomic interval of Spirosoma taeanense harbors:
- a CDS encoding class I SAM-dependent methyltransferase, translated as MAWYHTFFQGLPQSAWKAAQTEEQTQLDLELLVDTLEFGPDDRLLDIFCGYGRHALPLARMGARLTGVDISEEYITELQAEARGQKLSLEAIQADFLSILPDQLAPEASFDAAYCLGNSFSFFPRADMLAFLTRIALLLKPGGRFLAHSQMVAESVLPDYQTHNWQPIGEGTDRILFLMENDYDPLESRIDSHLTYVQNGLTQSRTAQHYVYTLAELRWLFAEAGLNTIDCYGTVDREPYAFGDENVWLLAERVFS; from the coding sequence ATGGCCTGGTATCATACATTCTTTCAGGGTCTGCCCCAGAGTGCCTGGAAAGCCGCACAAACCGAAGAGCAAACCCAGCTCGACCTGGAGCTGCTCGTTGACACACTCGAATTTGGCCCCGACGACCGGCTGCTGGATATATTCTGCGGCTATGGTCGGCATGCCCTGCCACTCGCCCGAATGGGCGCCCGGCTAACGGGCGTCGATATTTCAGAGGAGTACATAACGGAATTGCAGGCCGAGGCCAGGGGGCAGAAACTTTCTCTGGAGGCTATTCAGGCCGATTTTCTGAGCATACTGCCTGACCAGCTGGCGCCGGAAGCCTCGTTTGATGCGGCTTATTGCCTGGGCAACAGCTTCAGCTTTTTTCCCCGAGCCGACATGCTGGCCTTTTTAACCCGCATTGCCCTGCTTCTTAAACCAGGTGGCCGTTTTCTGGCCCATTCGCAGATGGTTGCGGAGTCGGTGCTGCCCGATTACCAGACCCACAACTGGCAACCCATTGGTGAAGGTACCGATCGAATCCTGTTTCTGATGGAGAATGACTACGACCCGCTCGAAAGCCGGATCGATTCGCACCTAACTTACGTACAGAATGGGCTTACGCAGTCCCGCACGGCGCAGCACTACGTCTATACCCTGGCCGAACTCAGGTGGTTGTTTGCGGAGGCAGGTCTAAACACGATTGACTGTTACGGAACCGTCGACAGAGAGCCGTATGCATTCGGCGACGAGAACGTCTGGCTGCTGGCCGAACGGGTGTTTTCCTAA
- a CDS encoding TetR/AcrR family transcriptional regulator codes for MEVIERKLRTREQTRSGIIGTAKAIARREGWQAVSIRKIADAIDYSAPVVYEYFDSKDILLDEIRNEGFRYLHQEYERILKLYRDPEKRLYEISLIQWAFAREQPEMYQVMYNLDGAYCTLPVYQSSAMQEVSDIVSEIIFSFIPKSKESIRRLYFEWWSVSHGMIMLAMLLKDEQPLDQSEQIYRETMRRFVRGLR; via the coding sequence ATGGAAGTTATTGAGCGAAAACTGCGCACCCGCGAACAGACGCGCTCTGGTATAATAGGAACGGCGAAAGCCATTGCCCGCCGGGAAGGCTGGCAGGCGGTGTCGATCCGCAAAATCGCCGATGCAATAGATTACAGCGCCCCCGTTGTTTATGAATACTTCGACAGCAAAGACATTTTGCTGGACGAAATACGAAATGAAGGATTCCGCTATCTCCATCAGGAATACGAGCGTATCCTCAAGCTTTACCGCGACCCCGAAAAACGGCTTTACGAAATCTCTCTGATCCAATGGGCCTTTGCCCGGGAGCAGCCCGAAATGTACCAGGTTATGTATAATCTGGACGGAGCCTACTGCACCCTGCCCGTGTACCAGTCCAGCGCGATGCAGGAAGTCAGCGATATCGTGAGCGAAATTATTTTCTCGTTCATTCCGAAATCGAAGGAAAGTATCCGGCGGCTGTATTTCGAGTGGTGGTCGGTTTCGCACGGGATGATCATGCTCGCGATGCTGCTGAAAGATGAGCAACCCCTCGATCAGTCGGAACAGATTTACCGCGAAACCATGCGTCGGTTTGTACGTGGCCTTCGATAG
- a CDS encoding DsbA family protein produces MQTTKPRIIYVYDALCGWCYGFSPVIRRLYQTRSDEFDFDVLSGGMMAGDRARPIAELRTFIEQAYRTVEDHTGVQFSEYYLTDILQSDTYISDSEKPGMAMTLFKAVLPDRAIEFAGILQHALYRKGLDLNVDANYGPLVEPFGIDPDEYVAHLSDSAIKRQTWAEFDLVANYGINGFPSVILDNGSKLFLIARGYLSYEQFEQNITRALESV; encoded by the coding sequence ATGCAGACGACCAAACCACGCATTATTTACGTGTATGATGCCCTATGCGGCTGGTGCTATGGCTTCAGCCCCGTCATTCGGCGCTTGTACCAGACCCGCTCTGACGAGTTTGACTTCGACGTTTTGAGTGGCGGAATGATGGCTGGTGACCGGGCCCGACCCATTGCTGAATTAAGAACGTTCATCGAGCAGGCTTACAGGACTGTCGAAGACCATACGGGTGTCCAGTTCAGCGAATACTACCTGACCGACATCCTGCAATCCGACACGTATATTTCGGACTCCGAAAAACCGGGCATGGCCATGACGCTGTTCAAAGCAGTGCTGCCGGACCGGGCCATTGAGTTTGCCGGGATACTTCAGCATGCGCTTTATCGAAAAGGTCTTGATCTGAACGTCGATGCCAATTACGGTCCCCTGGTCGAACCCTTCGGGATTGACCCCGACGAGTATGTAGCGCATCTGTCCGATTCAGCTATCAAACGGCAGACTTGGGCCGAGTTTGACCTTGTTGCCAACTACGGCATCAACGGGTTTCCATCGGTCATACTGGACAATGGCAGTAAATTGTTTCTGATTGCCCGTGGCTACCTTTCCTATGAACAGTTCGAGCAAAATATAACCCGTGCCCTGGAAAGCGTCTAA
- a CDS encoding SDR family oxidoreductase, with protein sequence MTAIAFIGATGMLGQPVARKFIQAGYQVRIIARNPRQAKKLFPDTEVVTGDLRDPTSLLSALKGMDTVYLNLSIQQTEKPTDFHTEADGLVHLLAAARQAGVGRIAYLSSLIMRYQGTNGFRWWVFDVKQEAVRLIKAAGIPSSIFYPSCFMESLLKTQRVGPLVLLVGQSSVRPWYVAAHDYGQQVARALRLAKDGQNQEYVIQGPEAVTQHEAALRLVAAYSSKTLRVLTMPPFLMRLGRPFSAQANYGWHITEALNQYPESFEAAQTWAELGRPETTIERFANQYSPSIDR encoded by the coding sequence ATGACAGCCATTGCCTTTATTGGGGCAACGGGAATGCTTGGGCAGCCCGTTGCCCGTAAATTTATCCAGGCAGGTTACCAGGTGCGCATTATCGCCCGTAACCCCAGACAGGCAAAAAAACTTTTCCCGGACACCGAGGTCGTAACGGGCGATTTGCGCGACCCAACGAGCCTGCTCAGCGCCCTCAAGGGCATGGACACAGTTTACCTGAACTTGTCTATCCAGCAAACCGAAAAACCCACCGACTTCCATACCGAAGCCGACGGCCTGGTGCATCTCCTGGCGGCAGCCCGGCAGGCGGGTGTCGGACGGATCGCCTACTTGTCGTCTCTCATCATGCGCTACCAGGGCACCAACGGGTTTCGGTGGTGGGTATTCGACGTAAAACAGGAGGCCGTTCGGCTGATCAAAGCGGCCGGAATTCCATCCAGTATTTTTTATCCTTCCTGCTTTATGGAATCCCTGCTCAAAACGCAGCGCGTTGGTCCACTTGTCTTACTGGTTGGGCAGTCCAGCGTACGCCCCTGGTACGTAGCCGCTCACGACTACGGTCAGCAGGTAGCCCGGGCGTTACGGCTTGCCAAAGATGGTCAGAATCAGGAATACGTAATTCAGGGCCCCGAGGCCGTTACGCAGCACGAGGCCGCCCTCCGACTCGTTGCGGCTTATTCATCGAAGACGTTACGTGTACTTACGATGCCTCCTTTCCTGATGCGGCTGGGGCGTCCGTTCTCGGCTCAGGCTAACTATGGCTGGCACATTACCGAGGCACTTAACCAGTATCCCGAATCGTTCGAAGCGGCCCAGACGTGGGCGGAGCTAGGCAGGCCCGAAACAACAATCGAACGGTTTGCGAATCAGTACAGCCCGTCGATCGACAGATAG